From Methylopila sp. M107, a single genomic window includes:
- a CDS encoding energy transducer TonB: MIGGLAATSATAQTAAPPADRKQWTAVIRDAFAAQKPAIESIRGVTGVLRPELSITIRSDGSVADVSVKRPSGFQGADDAAIQMVRNADPLPAFTADMPKDDLTFTLPVNFSFAPKAEEDARLFVDTKDGVRLEVQAPLYLRPVSDAPAFDAFVEVVAGKEPPPFAAAGEPICAVGFNKEAVGLSRPAQSELNAPDRLDPARDEAILFFSGKGLEVERSETTDYRSTKLVELYLKPKPGGETPDRRFYQASFGYPDGRVTIFCSSDEKGRTAALDAYRSIRDGFSFAPK, from the coding sequence ATGATCGGAGGGCTCGCCGCGACCTCCGCCACCGCGCAGACGGCCGCGCCTCCGGCCGATCGCAAGCAGTGGACCGCGGTCATCCGCGACGCGTTCGCGGCGCAAAAGCCCGCGATCGAATCGATACGCGGCGTCACGGGCGTTCTGCGGCCGGAGCTTTCCATTACCATCCGATCTGACGGCTCCGTCGCCGATGTGAGCGTGAAACGGCCTTCCGGGTTCCAGGGCGCTGACGACGCCGCGATCCAGATGGTGAGGAATGCGGACCCGCTTCCCGCCTTCACGGCGGACATGCCGAAGGACGACCTGACGTTCACGCTGCCGGTCAATTTCAGCTTCGCGCCAAAAGCGGAGGAGGATGCGCGGCTGTTCGTGGACACGAAGGACGGCGTGCGCCTGGAAGTCCAGGCACCCCTGTATCTGCGCCCGGTTTCTGACGCGCCCGCGTTCGACGCGTTCGTAGAGGTTGTGGCGGGCAAAGAGCCGCCGCCATTCGCGGCCGCCGGTGAGCCGATCTGCGCGGTTGGGTTCAACAAAGAGGCCGTCGGACTGTCTCGGCCTGCGCAGTCCGAACTGAACGCGCCGGACCGCCTCGACCCGGCCAGGGACGAAGCAATCCTGTTTTTCTCTGGGAAAGGGCTCGAGGTCGAGCGCTCCGAGACCACGGATTATCGGTCGACCAAGCTTGTCGAGCTCTATCTGAAACCAAAGCCGGGAGGCGAGACCCCGGATCGGCGCTTCTATCAGGCGTCGTTCGGCTATCCCGACGGGCGCGTCACGATCTTCTGCTCTTCCGACGAGAAGGGCAGGACGGCGGCGCTCGACGCCTATCGCTCCATCCGAGACGGTTTCAGCTTCGCGCCGAAGTGA
- the hisE gene encoding phosphoribosyl-ATP diphosphatase, whose product MSDSIDRLFRAACDASEENPAFSRTARLKSEGVNKMAKKVAEEAAEVAIEAVIGAREALIRESADLIYNLAVLWSATGVSPQDVYDEMDRRERLYGIAQKLPKSDQAALARRAAGRPSMGESAGQVPHTVDRDDDD is encoded by the coding sequence ATGAGCGATTCGATCGACAGGCTCTTCAGGGCCGCTTGCGACGCCAGCGAGGAGAACCCGGCGTTTTCCAGGACCGCGCGCCTCAAGAGCGAGGGCGTCAACAAGATGGCGAAGAAGGTGGCCGAGGAGGCCGCCGAGGTCGCGATCGAAGCCGTCATCGGCGCCCGCGAGGCGCTGATCCGCGAAAGCGCTGACCTCATCTACAATCTCGCCGTGCTCTGGTCGGCGACCGGCGTCTCGCCTCAGGACGTCTATGACGAGATGGACCGCCGCGAGCGGCTTTATGGGATCGCGCAGAAACTGCCGAAATCCGATCAGGCCGCATTGGCGCGCCGCGCCGCCGGCCGGCCGTCGATGGGCGAATCTGCGGGACAGGTTCCGCATACGGTCGATCGCGACGACGACGACTGA
- a CDS encoding CNNM domain-containing protein: protein MPIVDIAVVLGLVLLNGFFALSELAIVSARKPRLRMMADSGDKGAERAIKLADDPSSFLSSVQIGITLIAILTGVVGESSLADPFAEFLRANTGLDKYAGPVASILVVFGIGYLSLILGELVPKRVALSNPETIASFVAGPLSFVAALGRPFVIVLNISSALVLKLLRVKEQDGSNVTEEEVRSVIAEGVAAGSIEPVEKRMIEGVLGLADRPVRSIMTPRREVFWVDATDDLETIKTELAESPFSRVVVGKDGSVDDPVGILHKKDVLARVLSGQVFDVATEVKDPLYVPEGASALSLLELFKSQPSSTAFVVDEFGGFEGIVTSHDVLGAIAGALPEEHETAEDKDIRRREDGSYMVDGRASLDTVTETFAFRIPENAQGEFHTAAGLVIAELGRIPNEGDTIDVGGWIVEVIDMDGPRVDKLMFRARAAAHGDAGATTSAGVGA, encoded by the coding sequence ATGCCGATCGTCGACATCGCCGTTGTTCTGGGCCTTGTGCTCCTGAACGGCTTCTTCGCCCTGTCGGAGCTCGCCATCGTCTCGGCCCGCAAGCCACGTCTGCGGATGATGGCGGACAGCGGCGACAAAGGGGCCGAACGGGCCATCAAGCTCGCCGACGACCCGTCGAGCTTCCTGTCCTCCGTCCAGATCGGCATCACGCTGATCGCGATCCTGACCGGCGTGGTCGGCGAAAGTTCGCTCGCAGACCCGTTCGCCGAGTTCCTGCGCGCCAACACCGGCCTCGACAAATATGCGGGCCCGGTCGCGAGCATCCTGGTCGTGTTCGGCATCGGCTATCTGTCGCTGATCCTCGGTGAGCTGGTCCCGAAGCGCGTCGCGCTGTCGAACCCGGAGACGATCGCGTCCTTCGTGGCGGGGCCGCTGTCCTTCGTCGCCGCGCTTGGCCGGCCCTTCGTGATCGTGCTCAACATCTCGTCCGCGCTCGTGCTGAAGCTGCTGCGCGTCAAGGAACAGGACGGCTCGAACGTCACCGAGGAAGAGGTGCGCAGCGTGATCGCCGAGGGCGTCGCGGCCGGTTCGATCGAGCCGGTCGAGAAGCGCATGATCGAGGGGGTGCTCGGCCTCGCCGACCGTCCAGTGCGCTCCATCATGACGCCGCGCCGCGAGGTGTTCTGGGTCGACGCGACCGACGATCTCGAGACCATCAAGACCGAACTCGCCGAAAGCCCGTTCTCGCGCGTCGTCGTCGGCAAGGACGGCTCCGTCGACGACCCGGTCGGCATCCTGCACAAGAAGGACGTGCTCGCGCGCGTGCTGTCGGGTCAAGTCTTCGACGTCGCCACTGAGGTCAAGGACCCGCTCTACGTGCCCGAAGGCGCCTCGGCGCTGTCGCTGCTGGAACTGTTCAAGTCGCAGCCGTCCTCGACCGCCTTCGTGGTCGATGAGTTCGGCGGTTTCGAAGGCATCGTCACCTCGCACGACGTGCTGGGCGCGATCGCCGGCGCGCTTCCGGAAGAACACGAGACGGCGGAAGACAAGGACATCCGCCGCCGCGAGGACGGCTCCTACATGGTCGACGGCCGCGCCTCGCTCGACACGGTGACCGAGACCTTCGCGTTCCGGATCCCGGAAAACGCGCAGGGCGAGTTCCACACCGCGGCGGGCCTCGTCATCGCGGAGCTCGGCCGCATCCCGAACGAGGGCGACACGATCGACGTCGGCGGCTGGATCGTCGAGGTGATCGACATGGACGGCCCGCGCGTCGACAAGCTGATGTTCCGCGCCCGCGCGGCCGCGCATGGCGACGCCGGGGCGACGACGTCCGCCGGCGTTGGCGCCTGA
- a CDS encoding aminotransferase class V-fold PLP-dependent enzyme: MDAQTPAGPSAADLQRAFQRALDLALAHAARGSDAPAFRRAHPDALGRLGDVPDRGRPLDEALAALIEDGLSPGMDTGHRRFFAFIPSPASPVSWLGEFAAAVHNRHAGSELQSQGVAAIERAVVRFLCDAAGYPQTSGGLFVSGGSTANLAGLCVARDQRLGEAKRSRGVVYLTRETHSSVAKALRILGFFDSQIRVVAIDGARRMDVAALAAAVTADRDAGRRPFAVVASAGTTNTGAVDPLSEIADLCGRENLWLHVDGAYGASALLSPAHRPLLAGIERADSLSWDAHKWLFQTYGCGMLLVRDRSLLAPSFALTSDYLRDGAAEGVEPNFWDLGPELTRPARAARLWLTLQTMGRDGMAAAIAHGFSLAQAAEKAVRATPGWIVVSPAQLAITAFRYAPAALSDEDADAANAQAARRLMEEGFAVVGTTRLDGRLSLRICAIHPQATAADMTATVKRLDELVRGIG, from the coding sequence GTGGACGCTCAGACGCCGGCCGGACCAAGCGCTGCCGACCTTCAGCGCGCGTTCCAGCGGGCGCTCGACCTTGCGCTCGCCCACGCCGCGCGGGGCTCGGACGCGCCGGCGTTCCGGCGCGCGCATCCGGACGCGCTCGGCCGGCTGGGCGACGTTCCCGACCGCGGCCGTCCGCTCGACGAGGCGCTCGCCGCCCTGATCGAGGATGGTCTTTCGCCGGGCATGGACACCGGACACCGGCGGTTCTTCGCGTTCATCCCGAGCCCGGCTTCTCCGGTTTCGTGGCTGGGCGAGTTCGCGGCGGCGGTCCACAATCGTCACGCCGGATCGGAGCTGCAGTCCCAAGGCGTCGCCGCGATCGAGCGCGCGGTCGTCCGCTTCCTTTGCGACGCCGCAGGCTATCCCCAAACCTCCGGAGGCCTGTTCGTCTCGGGCGGCTCGACCGCCAATCTCGCGGGCCTGTGCGTCGCGCGCGACCAGAGGCTCGGCGAGGCTAAGCGGTCGCGGGGCGTCGTCTACCTCACGCGCGAGACGCATTCATCGGTCGCGAAGGCGTTGCGTATCCTTGGCTTTTTCGACTCCCAGATCCGCGTCGTCGCCATCGACGGCGCGCGCCGGATGGACGTCGCCGCTCTCGCGGCCGCCGTAACGGCCGACCGCGACGCCGGCCGACGACCTTTCGCGGTCGTGGCGAGCGCCGGGACAACCAACACCGGGGCGGTCGATCCGCTGTCCGAAATCGCGGATCTTTGCGGGCGCGAGAATCTGTGGCTTCACGTCGACGGCGCCTACGGGGCCTCGGCGCTGCTGTCGCCCGCCCACCGGCCGCTGCTCGCAGGGATCGAGCGCGCCGACAGCCTGAGCTGGGACGCCCACAAATGGCTGTTCCAGACCTATGGCTGCGGCATGCTGCTGGTGCGCGACAGGTCGTTGCTCGCGCCGAGCTTCGCGCTGACCTCCGACTACCTGCGCGACGGCGCGGCGGAGGGCGTCGAGCCGAACTTCTGGGACCTCGGCCCCGAACTTACCCGGCCCGCCCGCGCCGCGCGGCTCTGGCTGACGCTCCAGACCATGGGCCGCGACGGCATGGCGGCCGCGATCGCGCACGGTTTCTCGCTCGCTCAGGCCGCCGAGAAGGCCGTCCGGGCCACGCCGGGCTGGATCGTCGTCTCGCCGGCGCAACTCGCGATCACGGCGTTCCGCTACGCGCCCGCGGCGCTGTCCGACGAGGACGCGGACGCGGCGAACGCGCAGGCGGCGAGACGGCTGATGGAGGAGGGCTTCGCGGTTGTCGGCACCACCCGGCTCGACGGGCGGCTGTCCTTGCGGATCTGCGCGATCCACCCCCAGGCGACGGCGGCCGACATGACCGCCACGGTGAAGCGGCTCGACGAACTGGTTCGCGGGATCGGTTAG
- a CDS encoding AsmA-like C-terminal region-containing protein: MSVIQSARRRLSWIVAAAVVCGVVLCVGAAVHRAPFDGAGERVVAALGDATGLKVETRGAAEISLFPTPRVRVPGVSLARPGEPPFVMARELAGSLRLWALFQGRLELSEISLDRPEIALDRAPVGDALAGLRGRAPDAARPALRLTDGRLTVAGRVIDRLEAGLVWPRDGGPLAISGYGRFAGAPVEATFQLADLTALSNGQRAPFRARIEGGGARLLFDGEAIDENGPKFSGEISARAISLGETLAWLGVGRGGDRAARVSLSLAGRGVLDAQGLAVSNAELDLSGDSFMGAGRLTATSDGRPSIEATVDAGKLDALPYVAMLAPQVLKTDGWSAAEIELGGLKGWTLDLRLSAEEVKLGRLTLGQTAATVAVGGDGLDLSIGEAEAYGGSLGGRLSLEPEGRGAKMTLEGAVTGVALDEALSALDKSPQMSGSLTGELAVVGTGSSVADLVAGLSGKASGRVTDGALERIGRSRTLALVGLGRRMDVSSADAQFRIERGVARTDDVSILGPDASFALAGAASLVDRRVHLKGSVKPAGGGWSLPVTLEGPLASPKLRPDLVDRTPRGEARSGAAPAAAPTN; the protein is encoded by the coding sequence ATGTCCGTGATACAGTCAGCGCGCCGCAGGCTTTCCTGGATCGTCGCCGCGGCTGTCGTGTGCGGCGTTGTGCTTTGCGTCGGCGCGGCTGTCCATCGCGCCCCGTTTGACGGGGCGGGCGAGCGCGTCGTCGCAGCGCTGGGCGACGCGACCGGCCTCAAGGTCGAGACCCGCGGGGCCGCCGAAATCTCTCTCTTCCCGACGCCGCGGGTGCGCGTTCCCGGCGTCAGCCTCGCCCGTCCGGGCGAACCGCCTTTCGTCATGGCGCGCGAACTCGCAGGCTCGCTGCGGCTCTGGGCGCTCTTTCAAGGGCGGCTCGAACTGTCCGAAATCTCGCTCGACCGGCCGGAGATCGCGCTCGACCGTGCGCCGGTCGGAGACGCGCTCGCCGGACTTCGCGGCCGCGCGCCCGACGCCGCCCGTCCGGCGCTCAGGCTGACGGACGGGCGCCTCACGGTGGCGGGCCGGGTGATCGACAGGCTCGAGGCCGGCCTCGTCTGGCCGCGCGACGGCGGGCCGCTCGCAATATCCGGTTATGGACGCTTCGCGGGCGCGCCCGTCGAGGCGACGTTCCAGCTCGCCGATCTCACCGCCCTGTCGAACGGACAGCGCGCGCCGTTCCGCGCCCGCATCGAGGGCGGCGGCGCGCGGCTGCTGTTCGACGGCGAGGCGATCGACGAGAACGGCCCGAAGTTCAGCGGCGAGATCAGCGCCCGCGCGATCTCGCTCGGCGAGACGCTCGCCTGGCTCGGCGTCGGGCGCGGCGGCGATCGCGCCGCGCGCGTCAGCCTCTCGCTCGCAGGCCGTGGCGTGCTCGATGCGCAGGGCCTCGCGGTGTCGAACGCCGAACTCGACCTCTCGGGCGACAGTTTCATGGGCGCCGGACGCCTAACCGCGACGAGCGACGGCCGCCCGAGCATCGAGGCCACGGTCGATGCAGGCAAGCTCGACGCCCTTCCTTACGTGGCGATGCTTGCGCCGCAGGTGCTCAAGACGGACGGCTGGAGCGCGGCCGAGATCGAGCTCGGCGGCCTCAAGGGCTGGACCCTCGATCTCCGGCTTTCGGCCGAGGAGGTCAAGCTTGGCCGCCTCACGCTCGGGCAGACTGCGGCGACCGTCGCGGTCGGCGGAGACGGGCTGGACCTGTCGATCGGCGAAGCCGAAGCCTATGGCGGCTCGCTCGGCGGCCGCCTGTCGCTCGAACCGGAAGGCCGCGGCGCGAAGATGACGCTAGAGGGCGCCGTGACCGGCGTCGCGCTCGACGAGGCTCTGTCCGCGCTCGATAAATCCCCGCAGATGTCGGGATCGCTGACGGGCGAACTCGCGGTCGTCGGAACCGGCTCCTCGGTCGCGGACCTGGTCGCCGGTCTGTCCGGAAAGGCCTCTGGGCGCGTGACGGACGGCGCGCTGGAGCGCATCGGCCGCAGCCGGACGCTTGCGCTTGTCGGCCTCGGCCGGCGTATGGACGTTTCCAGCGCCGACGCGCAGTTCAGGATCGAGCGCGGCGTGGCCCGCACCGACGACGTCTCGATCCTCGGCCCCGACGCGAGTTTTGCGCTCGCGGGCGCGGCGTCGCTCGTCGACCGGCGCGTCCATCTGAAGGGTTCTGTGAAGCCGGCAGGCGGCGGGTGGTCGCTGCCGGTGACGCTCGAAGGCCCGCTCGCCTCCCCCAAGCTCAGGCCGGACCTCGTCGACCGCACGCCGCGCGGCGAGGCGCGCAGCGGCGCGGCGCCCGCGGCCGCGCCGACGAACTAA
- a CDS encoding acetoacetate--CoA ligase, with product MSSSSDAPLWTPSPERVAESAMARFAVEAGARAGRQLDGFRALHAWSIEDREGFWDLLWDFCGVVGEKGGTVLENGDAMPGARFFPHGHLNFAENLLKRTGPGDALVFKGEDKASARVSWDELRALVSRIQRALEAAGVREGDRVAAMMPNRPETIAFMLATASLGAIWSSCSPDFGERGVLDRFGQIEPKIFVTVDGYWYAGKRIEILSKLKPITEQLGTVERTVVVPYLGAAAEVASELKNAVSLDAFLKGHEPGPVMYRRMPFGAPLYVMFSSGTTGVPKCIIHSAGGTLLQQLKEHVLHSDVREDDRVFYFTTCGWMMWNWLVAGLGAGATLLLYDGSPFHPTPAVLFDFADEEKMTFFGTSAKWIDGVKKQGLVPRETHDLSSVRAMASTGSPLADSSFDWVYEAVKSDMQLASISGGTDIVSCFVLGNPMEPVFRGEIQGPGLGLAVATLDDDGKPLARGKGELSCVRAFPAMPIGFWNDPDGEKYRAAYFERFPNVWVHGDFAEWTAHGGLIIHGRSDATLNPGGVRIGTAEIYAQVEKMEEVVEALCIGQDYDGDVRVVLFVRLAESASLDEPLVKTIKSKIREGASPRHVPAKIVAVTDIPRTKSGKIVELAVREVVHGRPVKNKEALANPEALELFADLEELKA from the coding sequence ATGTCGAGTTCTTCCGACGCTCCGCTTTGGACGCCGTCTCCCGAGCGCGTCGCGGAAAGCGCGATGGCGCGTTTCGCCGTTGAGGCCGGCGCCCGGGCGGGCCGGCAGCTCGATGGGTTCCGCGCCCTGCACGCCTGGTCGATCGAGGATCGAGAAGGCTTTTGGGACCTGCTCTGGGATTTTTGCGGCGTCGTGGGCGAGAAGGGCGGGACGGTCCTGGAGAATGGCGACGCCATGCCGGGCGCGCGGTTCTTCCCCCACGGCCACCTGAACTTCGCCGAGAACCTGTTGAAGCGCACCGGCCCGGGCGACGCGCTCGTTTTCAAGGGCGAGGACAAGGCGTCCGCCCGCGTCAGCTGGGACGAACTGCGTGCGCTGGTCTCCCGCATCCAGCGGGCGCTCGAGGCCGCCGGCGTGCGCGAGGGCGACCGGGTCGCCGCCATGATGCCGAACCGGCCCGAAACCATCGCCTTCATGCTGGCGACGGCGTCGCTCGGGGCGATCTGGTCGTCCTGCTCGCCGGACTTCGGCGAGCGCGGCGTGCTCGACCGCTTCGGGCAGATCGAGCCCAAGATTTTCGTGACCGTCGACGGCTACTGGTACGCAGGAAAACGCATTGAAATCCTGTCCAAGCTGAAGCCGATCACGGAGCAGCTTGGAACTGTCGAGCGCACCGTCGTCGTGCCCTATCTCGGCGCGGCCGCCGAGGTCGCGAGCGAGCTGAAGAACGCCGTCTCACTCGACGCTTTCCTCAAGGGGCACGAGCCCGGGCCGGTCATGTACCGGCGCATGCCGTTCGGCGCGCCGCTCTACGTGATGTTCTCGTCCGGCACGACGGGCGTGCCCAAGTGCATCATCCACTCGGCCGGCGGCACGCTGCTGCAGCAGCTGAAGGAGCACGTGCTGCATTCCGACGTCCGCGAGGACGACCGGGTGTTCTACTTCACCACCTGCGGCTGGATGATGTGGAACTGGCTGGTCGCGGGGCTTGGCGCTGGCGCCACGCTGCTGCTCTACGACGGCTCCCCGTTTCACCCGACCCCCGCCGTGCTGTTCGACTTCGCCGACGAGGAGAAGATGACGTTCTTCGGCACGTCCGCGAAGTGGATCGACGGGGTGAAGAAGCAGGGGCTCGTCCCGCGCGAAACCCACGATCTCTCGAGCGTGCGCGCCATGGCCTCGACCGGCTCGCCGCTTGCGGATTCGAGCTTCGACTGGGTCTATGAGGCGGTGAAGTCCGACATGCAGCTCGCCTCGATCTCGGGCGGCACCGACATCGTCTCGTGCTTCGTGCTGGGCAACCCGATGGAGCCGGTGTTCCGCGGCGAGATCCAGGGACCGGGGCTGGGCCTCGCGGTCGCGACGCTCGACGACGACGGAAAGCCTCTGGCGCGCGGCAAGGGCGAGCTCAGCTGCGTGAGGGCGTTTCCGGCGATGCCGATCGGCTTCTGGAACGATCCGGACGGCGAAAAATATCGCGCCGCCTATTTCGAGCGGTTTCCGAACGTCTGGGTCCATGGCGACTTCGCGGAGTGGACGGCGCACGGCGGACTGATCATCCACGGCCGCTCGGACGCCACCCTCAACCCCGGCGGCGTGCGCATCGGCACGGCGGAGATCTACGCGCAGGTCGAGAAGATGGAGGAGGTGGTCGAGGCGCTCTGCATCGGCCAGGACTATGACGGCGACGTCCGCGTGGTGCTGTTTGTCCGGCTCGCCGAGAGCGCAAGCCTCGACGAGCCGCTGGTCAAGACCATCAAGTCGAAGATCCGCGAGGGCGCCTCGCCGCGCCACGTGCCGGCCAAGATCGTGGCGGTGACGGACATCCCGCGCACCAAGTCGGGCAAGATCGTCGAGCTCGCGGTGCGCGAGGTGGTGCATGGAAGGCCGGTGAAGAACAAGGAGGCGCTGGCGAACCCGGAGGCGCTGGAGCTGTTCGCGGATCTGGAGGAGCTAAAGGCTTGA
- a CDS encoding tripartite tricarboxylate transporter substrate binding protein codes for MSFALSRRALLAGASAMAALAASPARAATVTLIVPYPPGGAVDQLGRLLAEKLEPKLGTIVVENRGGAGGSIGTGALARAEPDGSTLGLLNVTQLIANRYLYPSLPYDPDADLTPITRVATGTIVCVANAETAREKGWKSFRDLIAWSKANPDQVRMGSSGVGTISHLGIELVKQKTGASIVHVPYKGGGPAILDLLGGQIEIMFDVTPAIAPQVREGKFVALAVGSKERIAALPDVPSMKEFSDLGLGDVDIQTWYALAGPKGLADDKAKAVFDAVTAAMTDAGLRAKLEPTGFSPVTDGSPAELKKRIADENPYWKELVRISGAKLE; via the coding sequence ATGAGCTTTGCGCTTTCCCGCCGCGCGCTTCTCGCCGGCGCGTCCGCCATGGCGGCGCTCGCCGCGTCGCCCGCCCGCGCCGCGACCGTCACGCTGATCGTGCCCTACCCGCCCGGCGGCGCGGTCGACCAGCTCGGCCGGCTGCTGGCCGAGAAGCTCGAACCGAAGCTCGGGACCATCGTGGTGGAAAACCGCGGCGGCGCCGGCGGCTCGATCGGGACCGGCGCGCTTGCCCGCGCCGAACCGGACGGGTCGACGCTCGGCCTGCTCAACGTCACGCAGCTGATCGCGAACCGCTATCTCTACCCGTCCCTCCCCTACGACCCCGACGCTGACCTCACCCCCATCACCCGCGTCGCGACCGGCACGATCGTGTGCGTCGCCAACGCTGAGACGGCGCGCGAAAAGGGCTGGAAGTCGTTTCGTGATCTGATCGCCTGGTCCAAGGCCAATCCCGACCAGGTGCGGATGGGGTCTTCGGGCGTCGGCACGATCTCGCATCTTGGGATCGAGCTCGTGAAGCAGAAGACCGGCGCCTCGATCGTCCATGTGCCCTACAAGGGCGGCGGGCCCGCGATCCTCGACCTGCTCGGCGGCCAGATCGAGATCATGTTCGACGTGACGCCCGCGATCGCCCCGCAGGTGCGCGAGGGCAAGTTCGTCGCGCTCGCCGTCGGCTCGAAGGAGCGGATCGCGGCGCTGCCGGACGTTCCCTCGATGAAGGAGTTTTCGGATCTCGGCCTCGGCGATGTCGACATCCAGACCTGGTACGCGCTCGCCGGCCCAAAGGGCTTGGCGGACGACAAGGCGAAGGCCGTGTTCGACGCCGTGACAGCCGCGATGACGGACGCCGGCCTGCGGGCCAAACTGGAGCCGACGGGGTTTTCGCCGGTGACGGACGGCTCTCCGGCCGAGCTGAAGAAGCGGATCGCGGACGAGAACCCGTACTGGAAGGAGCTGGTGCGGATTTCGGGCGCGAAGCTGGAGTAG